A DNA window from Cricetulus griseus strain 17A/GY unplaced genomic scaffold, alternate assembly CriGri-PICRH-1.0 unplaced_scaffold_32, whole genome shotgun sequence contains the following coding sequences:
- the LOC113839130 gene encoding LOW QUALITY PROTEIN: insulin-like growth factor 2 mRNA-binding protein 1 (The sequence of the model RefSeq protein was modified relative to this genomic sequence to represent the inferred CDS: inserted 2 bases in 1 codon; substituted 1 base at 1 genomic stop codon): MSAEESVYVVGVSSGDLGGRMRAIGEEESWAVFCSWCGTVAPGRNAASLDAKALPRGSWLPQGTLPTWPCCTATPGPSVSPLARTGKVELQGKYLEIENSVPKKQMSLKIQIRNIPPQLRWEVLDSLLAQYGTVENCEQVNTESETAVVNVTYSNREQTRQAIMKLNGHQLENHALKFSYISDEQLAQGPENGRRGGFGFRGQPLQESPVAAGPPAKQQQVDIPLRLLVTTQYVGAIIGKEGATIRNITKQTQSKIEVHRKENAGAAEKAISVHSTPEGCSSACKMILEIMHKEAKDTKTAHEVPLKILAHNSFVGRLIGKEGRNLKKFEQDTETKITISSLQHLTLXNPERTITVKGAIENCCRAEQEIMKKVRDAYENDVAAMSLQSHLIPGLNLASVGLFPASSSAVPPPPSSVTGAAPYSSFKQATEQEMVQVFIPAQAVGAIIGKKGQHIKQLSRFTSASIKIAPPETPDSKVRMVIITGPPEAQFKAQGRIYDKLKEENFFGPKEAXHIRVPASAAGRVIGKGGKKVNELQKLTAAEVLVPRDQIPDENDQVIVKIIGHFYASQMAQRKIRDILAQVKQQHQKGQSNHAQARRK; the protein is encoded by the exons ATGAGCGCTGAAGaaagtgtgtatgtggtgggtgTGAGTTCAGGGGACCTTGGTGGAAGAATGAGGGCCATTGGGGAAGAAGAGTCTTGGGCAGTATTCTGCAGCTGGT GTGGCACTGTAGCACCGGGTCGAAATGCTGCTTCCCTAGATGCCAAAGCTTTGCCTAGAGGCTCCTGGTTGCCCCAAGGGACTCTCCCCACCTGGCCATGCTGCACCGCGACCCCCGGGCCCTCCGTTAGCCCTCTGGCCCGAACAG ggAAAGTAGAGCTACAAGGAAAATACCTAGAGATTGAAAACTCGGTCCCCAAAAAACAAATGAGTCTGAAAATTCAGATTCGGAATATTCCACCCCAGCTCCGATGGGAAGTGCTGGACAGCCTGCTGGCCCAGTATGGTACAGTGGAGAACTGTGAGCAAGTGAACACAGAAAGTGAGACCGCAGTGGTCAACGTCACCTACTCCAACAGGGAGCAGACGAGGCAAGCCATTATGAAGCTAAATGGCCATCAACTGGAGAACCATGCCCTGAAGTTCTCATACATATCTGATGAGCAGTTAGCTCAGGGTCCTGAGAATGGGCGCCGTGGTGGCTTTGGCTTTCGGGGCCAGCCTCTGCAAGAATCACCTGTGGCAGCAGGGCCCCCAGCCAAGCAGCAGCAAGTAGACATCCCCCTCAGGCTCCTGGTGACTACGCAGTATGTAGGTGCTATCATTGGCAAGGAGGGTGCAACCATCCGCAACATCACAAAACAGACCCAGTCCAAGATAGAGGTGCACAGGAAGGAGAATGCTGGAGCTGCGGAGAAGGCCATCAGTGTGCATTCAACACCTGAAGGCTGCTCCTCAGCATGCAAGATGATCTTGGAGATAATGCACAAGGAGGCAAAGGACACCAAAACCGCTCACGAGGTTCCCCTGAAGATCCTGGCCCATAATAGCTTTGTGGGGCGACTCattggaaaggaagggaggaactTGAAGAAGTTTGAGCAGGATACGGAGACAAAGATCACCATCTCATCGCTCCAGCATCTCACCCTCTAAAACCCTGAGAGGACCATCACTGTGAAGGGGGCCATTGAGAATTGCTGCAGGGCTGAGCAAGAGATCATGAAGAAAGTTCGAGACGCCTACGAGAATGATGTAGCTGCCATGAGCTTGCAGTCTCACCTCATCCCTGGTCTCAACCTGGCTTCTGTGGGTCTCTTCCCAGCGTCATCCAGTGCTGTCCCTCCACCTCCCAGCAGTGTCACTGGGGCTGCTCCCTATAGCTCCTTCAAGCAGGCTACTGAGCAGGAGATGGTACAGGTGTTCATCCCTGCCCAGGCTGTGGGCGCCATCATCGGCAAGAAGGGGCAGCACATAAAACAACTCTCACGGTTCACCAGTGCCTCCATCAAGATCGCACCACCGGAAACACCTGACTCCAAAGTTCGAATGGTTATCATTACTGGACCCCCAGAGGCACAgttcaaggctcagggaagaaTCTATGACAAACTAAAAGAAGAGAATTTCTTTGGTCCTAAGGAGGC CCACATACGGGTGCCAGCTTCAGCAGCTGGCCGGGTCATTGGCAAAGGTGGCAAAAAGGTAAATGAGCTGCAGAAATTGACTGCTGCTGAGGTGCTGGTGCCAAGAGACCAGATTCCGGATGAGAATGACCAAGTCATTGTTAAGATCATCGGGCATTTCTAtgccagccagatggctcagcggAAGATCCGAGACATCCTGGCTCAGGTTAAGCAACAGCACCAGAAGGGACAGAGCAACCACGCCCAGGCACGGAGGAAGTGA